Proteins from a single region of Theileria parva strain Muguga chromosome 1, complete sequence, whole genome shotgun sequence:
- the alg7 gene encoding Glycosyl transferase family 4 protein yields the protein MIPKLRRSLSSVCEPSINFFSLFPIIFSFSSLVSTYSLKNLSYIFYYFVYFQLFVVVLAFLTYFGTFFLIKLLKLRGLVSNNLNNETDEKVPEPGALVGCVLYILSMIFVQLLLGDKCGKYFKVNPGLASIVLMTLLGLIDDVLLLNWFSKIAGPVLASLPLCLAYCGTKIGILEYLPKPINSGSYVKLLSCFYIAILTVFCANSINIYAGINGLELGQSLVMSLFILISNSLSSGVKYGEFGMNLEKKIYVLYLTMPFIAINIALICFNWYPAKLFVGNVYTLFSGTFFSVVLIMSNMCEMAPFIFLPQLINFLLSIPQLLGFIPCPRHRVPRFNGRTKKLENSKNLTLLNLFLLVFGPMEEEKLSLFLIAFQIFCGVLGLIVKYGIIKLV from the exons ATGATACCTAAATTGAGGAGAAGTTTATCCTCAGTTTGTGAGCCTTCCATAAACTTTTTTTCCTTATTTCCTATAATTTTTAGCTTTTCTTCCCTTGTTTCAACCTATTCACTAAAGAACCTTtcttatattttttattattttgtttattttcagCTATTTGTTGTAGTATTGGCATTTTTGACCTATTTTGGTACTTTTTTTCTAATAAAACTGTTGAAACTCAGAG GACTAGTTAGTAATAATCTTAACAATGAAACTGATGAAAAGGTTCCCGAGCCAGGAGCGTTGGTTGGCTGTgttttatacattttatcGATGATTTTTGTTCAATTATTACTCGGAGATAAATGTGGAAAA TACTTTAAGGTTAACCCTGGACTTGCgtctatagtattaatgaCTCTACTG GGACTAATAGATGACGTGTTATTACTTAACTGGTTTAGTAAAATTGCAGGCCCCGTTTTAG CATCTTTGCCACTGTGTTTGGCTTACTGTGGAACTAAAATTGGCattttagaatatttaCCAAAACCAATTAACAGTGGGTCATATGTTAAACTGCTGAGTTGTTTTTATATCGCAATTCTAACAGTGTTTTGCGCTAAttctataaatatatacgccg GGATTAATGGGCTGGAACTTGGCCAATCTCTTGTCATGTCACTTTTCATTCTGATTTCAAATTCACTG AGTTCTGGTGTAAAATATGGAGAATTTGGAATGAATTTGGAGAAG AAAATTTATGTACTATACCTCACAATGCCTTTTATCGCGATAAATATAGCATTGATTTGTTTCAACTGGTACCCGGCCAAGTTATTTGTAGGGAATgtttacacactattcTCG GGAACGTTTTTCTCTGTCgtattaataatgagtAACATGTGTGAAATGGCGCCATTTATCTTTCTGCCTCAACtaattaactttttacTATCAATTCCACag CTGTTAGGTTTCATACCGTGTCCAAGGCATAGAGTTCCAAG ATTTAATGGAAGGACGAAAAAACTGGAGAATTCAAAGAATTTAACATTActtaatttgtttttattg GTTTTCGGCCCTATGGAGGAGGAAAAGTTGTCTTTGTTTCTGATTGCATTTCAGATATTTTGCGGAGTTTTGGGCctaattgtaaaatacgGAATAATTAAACTAGTTTAA